The following proteins come from a genomic window of Frondihabitans peucedani:
- a CDS encoding sugar ABC transporter substrate-binding protein, translating into MKRKYVGLVAVAALALPLAACSSSSNAGGTDSSGNTVVNWSVWAGSEAETAAWKHVADLVHEKDPKITVKLQTAAWPDYWTKLPTQLAGSGAPCIAGLQMARVQQFANYFKTLDSSTLGTAKIATSDFDPSIIKALQSKGEQKAIPYDLGPYMVFYNKDAFKAAGLAAPQNGWTVDEFLTDAKKLTTGGKYGFAASNQIDALNQWGPTIGGDQAATAGGKLNLTSAGQVKTMKWYAGLVSTEKVAAPLATDSSDGTQFLGGNAAMYVTGPWDMINAKTQAKFDVGVVTLPAGDNGVTTAVGGSGFGITNKCSNIPAAEKALSVITGPEALGYLGEQGRAFPARTAEQSTWYKSAVDGAQSTLEAALKNGVPYRSTPTWTQVGLSYSQGAISVINGDGSAKSFLDGVESSSGQ; encoded by the coding sequence GTGAAACGCAAATACGTCGGTCTGGTGGCAGTGGCGGCTCTCGCCCTGCCGCTCGCCGCCTGCAGCTCGTCGTCGAATGCCGGCGGGACGGACTCGTCCGGCAACACCGTCGTCAACTGGTCGGTCTGGGCCGGCTCGGAGGCGGAGACCGCGGCGTGGAAGCACGTCGCCGACCTCGTCCACGAGAAGGACCCGAAGATCACCGTCAAGCTCCAGACGGCGGCCTGGCCCGACTACTGGACCAAGCTGCCGACCCAGCTGGCCGGAAGCGGGGCCCCCTGCATCGCCGGCCTCCAGATGGCGCGCGTGCAGCAGTTCGCCAACTACTTCAAGACCCTCGACTCCTCGACGCTCGGCACGGCGAAGATCGCGACGTCCGACTTCGACCCGTCGATCATCAAGGCGCTCCAGTCGAAGGGGGAGCAGAAGGCCATCCCCTACGACCTCGGCCCGTACATGGTCTTCTACAACAAGGACGCCTTCAAGGCGGCCGGTCTCGCCGCCCCGCAGAACGGGTGGACGGTCGACGAGTTCCTGACGGACGCCAAGAAGCTGACGACGGGCGGCAAGTACGGCTTCGCGGCCAGCAACCAGATCGACGCCCTGAACCAGTGGGGTCCGACGATCGGCGGCGACCAGGCGGCGACCGCCGGCGGCAAGCTCAACCTCACCTCTGCAGGGCAGGTCAAGACCATGAAGTGGTACGCGGGCCTCGTCAGCACCGAGAAGGTGGCAGCGCCTCTCGCCACCGACTCGAGCGACGGGACGCAGTTCCTCGGCGGCAACGCGGCGATGTACGTCACGGGCCCCTGGGACATGATCAACGCCAAGACCCAGGCCAAGTTCGACGTGGGCGTCGTCACGCTCCCCGCCGGCGACAACGGCGTCACGACCGCCGTCGGCGGCTCGGGCTTCGGCATCACCAACAAGTGCAGCAACATCCCTGCGGCCGAGAAGGCGCTGTCGGTGATCACCGGCCCGGAGGCCCTCGGCTACCTCGGTGAGCAGGGGCGCGCGTTCCCGGCTCGCACCGCCGAGCAGTCGACCTGGTACAAGTCGGCCGTCGACGGCGCTCAGTCGACGCTCGAGGCGGCGCTCAAGAACGGCGTCCCGTACCGGTCGACTCCCACCTGGACCCAGGTCGGCCTGAGCTACTCGCAGGGCGCCATCTCGGTGATCAACGGCGACGGGAGCGCGAAGTCGTTCCTCGACGGCGTCGAGAGCTCGAGCGGGCAGTAG
- a CDS encoding helix-turn-helix transcriptional regulator, whose protein sequence is MRASWPDELGDLARQRRLDLGLSQGALADRAGTTRQWLSRFEAGKGDVSLAKALEVVRELDLALDVVTAAQSRDAVSPREGFHLPLEAIDAVISRMADPSGSRTPRERSERLQRTLHRLTSPPPR, encoded by the coding sequence ATGCGCGCGTCCTGGCCTGACGAACTGGGCGACCTGGCCCGGCAGAGGCGGCTCGACCTCGGGTTGTCCCAAGGCGCTCTCGCCGACAGAGCAGGCACGACGAGGCAGTGGCTGTCGCGCTTCGAGGCCGGCAAGGGCGACGTCTCGCTCGCGAAAGCCCTCGAGGTCGTGCGCGAGCTCGACCTCGCGCTCGACGTCGTGACCGCAGCGCAGTCGCGCGACGCTGTCTCACCCCGCGAGGGCTTCCACCTGCCGCTCGAAGCGATCGACGCGGTGATCTCGAGGATGGCCGACCCGTCGGGGTCCCGCACTCCGCGCGAACGCAGCGAACGCCTGCAGAGGACCCTGCATCGACTGACGTCGCCTCCGCCGCGATGA
- a CDS encoding alpha-L-fucosidase, which yields MTRFDTPHHRERLAEIDEVIARGPHSADWASLQTTPPRWYVDGKFGIFIHWGPYAVPAFGSEWYPRNMYRPGMPEYEHHRATYGDQKDFGYKDFIPQFTAPRFDPDEWARLFRKAGAQFVVPVAEHHDGFPMYDCSFTRWNAAAMGPQRDVVGELAQAVRAQSMVFGASSHRAEHWFFFNGGATFDSDVTDPESLDLYGPAMREESQPSNEYLEDWLVRTAELVDLYRPQLVWFDWWIEQPAFAPYLQRFLAYYYNRGVEWDRPVAVNYKYDAVPPGTAVFDVERGQLAETRADFWQTDTSVAKTSWSHIEGQQYKRADDLIGDLVDIVSKNGALLLNIGPKADGSIADEEVELLETIGAWLSRNGEAIYGSHPWLIAGEGPTRVVEGEFADTARDPFTPDDIRFTAARGDVYATVLAPVGETVTIRSLGSDSGLFPRDIQRIDLLGVDGEASWSRAGDAVTIQVPEEARGTLASFRVRPVPVVEKAHRIGLTSDHALDYA from the coding sequence ATGACCCGTTTCGACACCCCTCACCACCGCGAGCGCCTCGCCGAGATCGACGAGGTGATCGCCCGCGGCCCGCACAGCGCCGACTGGGCGTCCCTGCAGACCACCCCGCCGAGGTGGTACGTCGACGGCAAGTTCGGCATCTTCATCCACTGGGGCCCCTACGCGGTCCCCGCCTTCGGCAGCGAGTGGTACCCGCGGAACATGTACCGCCCCGGCATGCCGGAGTACGAGCACCACCGCGCCACCTACGGCGACCAGAAGGACTTCGGCTACAAGGACTTCATCCCCCAGTTCACCGCGCCGAGGTTCGATCCCGACGAGTGGGCGAGGCTGTTCCGGAAGGCCGGCGCCCAGTTCGTCGTCCCCGTCGCCGAGCACCACGACGGCTTCCCGATGTACGACTGCTCCTTCACGCGCTGGAACGCCGCCGCGATGGGGCCGCAGCGCGACGTCGTGGGCGAGCTCGCCCAGGCGGTCCGCGCCCAGTCGATGGTCTTCGGGGCGTCGTCCCACCGGGCGGAGCACTGGTTCTTCTTCAACGGCGGCGCGACGTTCGACTCGGACGTCACCGATCCCGAGTCGCTCGACCTCTACGGCCCCGCCATGCGCGAGGAGTCGCAGCCCTCCAACGAGTACCTCGAGGACTGGCTGGTGCGGACCGCCGAGCTCGTCGACCTCTACCGGCCGCAGCTGGTCTGGTTCGACTGGTGGATCGAGCAGCCTGCCTTCGCGCCCTACCTGCAGAGGTTCCTCGCGTACTACTACAACCGCGGTGTCGAGTGGGACCGCCCCGTCGCCGTCAACTACAAGTACGACGCCGTGCCTCCCGGGACGGCCGTGTTCGACGTCGAGCGCGGGCAGCTCGCCGAGACGCGCGCCGACTTCTGGCAGACCGACACCTCGGTGGCGAAGACGTCGTGGAGTCACATCGAGGGCCAGCAGTACAAGCGCGCGGACGACCTCATCGGCGACCTCGTCGACATCGTGAGCAAGAACGGCGCCCTGCTGCTCAACATCGGCCCGAAGGCGGACGGCTCCATCGCCGACGAGGAGGTCGAGCTCCTCGAGACCATCGGCGCCTGGCTGTCGCGGAACGGTGAGGCGATCTACGGCTCGCACCCCTGGCTCATCGCCGGCGAGGGGCCGACCCGCGTGGTCGAGGGCGAGTTCGCCGACACCGCCCGCGACCCGTTCACGCCGGACGACATCCGGTTCACGGCGGCGCGAGGCGACGTGTACGCGACCGTGCTGGCGCCGGTCGGCGAGACGGTGACCATCCGGTCGCTCGGGTCCGACTCCGGCCTGTTCCCCCGCGACATCCAGCGCATCGACCTGCTCGGCGTCGACGGGGAGGCCTCCTGGTCGCGGGCCGGCGACGCCGTGACGATCCAGGTGCCCGAGGAGGCGCGCGGCACGCTGGCGTCGTTCCGGGTGCGGCCCGTCCCGGTCGTCGAGAAGGCGCACCGCATCGGGCTGACGTCGGACCACGCGCTCGACTACGCCTGA
- a CDS encoding sugar ABC transporter permease: MSVAIRPGTSEASALDPAPPGPARRRRRRRGDGPAAAAFLAPSLGGFAVFTAFPIVASILVAFTVWPLAGTPTFTGLDNFRRLLTQDPAFLKTVLNTLIFVVAYVPLNLALSLAIAAWITPRVKGANVYRVLLFIPVVTPMVANAAVWQIMLIPNGLIDNVWQSLFGVSAPNFLGSTQTAMLSVVIMSLWQGFGYNLLIFSSALQAVPESLLDSAAIDGAGPIRRYFSIKLPLMSPSIFFGATMTLITSFQVFAQPFILTNGGPSSSTTTMVMYLYRQGFQYFNLGYASAVGVLLFIMILIITGLVFLAQKRWVHYD; the protein is encoded by the coding sequence ATGTCAGTTGCGATCAGACCAGGGACGAGCGAGGCGTCGGCCCTCGACCCGGCCCCGCCCGGGCCGGCGAGGCGCCGTCGACGCAGACGAGGCGACGGCCCGGCGGCCGCGGCCTTCCTGGCGCCGTCGCTCGGCGGGTTCGCCGTCTTCACCGCGTTCCCGATCGTCGCGTCGATCCTGGTGGCGTTCACGGTCTGGCCCCTCGCGGGCACGCCGACGTTCACGGGGCTCGACAACTTCCGGAGGCTGTTGACGCAGGATCCCGCGTTCCTCAAGACGGTCCTGAACACGCTGATCTTCGTGGTCGCCTACGTGCCGCTGAACCTGGCCCTGTCGCTGGCGATCGCCGCGTGGATCACGCCGAGGGTCAAGGGCGCGAACGTCTACCGGGTGCTCCTGTTCATCCCCGTGGTGACGCCGATGGTCGCGAACGCCGCGGTGTGGCAGATCATGCTGATCCCGAACGGCCTGATCGACAACGTCTGGCAGTCGCTGTTCGGGGTCAGCGCCCCGAACTTCCTCGGCTCCACACAGACCGCGATGCTGAGCGTCGTCATCATGTCGCTCTGGCAGGGGTTCGGCTACAACCTGCTCATCTTCTCGTCCGCTCTGCAGGCGGTGCCGGAGAGCCTGCTCGACTCCGCCGCGATCGACGGCGCCGGGCCGATCCGGCGGTACTTCTCGATCAAGCTCCCGCTGATGTCGCCGTCGATCTTCTTCGGGGCGACGATGACCCTCATCACGTCGTTCCAGGTGTTCGCCCAGCCCTTCATCCTGACCAACGGCGGGCCGTCGTCGTCGACGACCACGATGGTGATGTACCTCTACCGGCAGGGCTTCCAGTACTTCAACCTCGGCTACGCGTCGGCCGTCGGGGTGCTGCTGTTCATCATGATCCTGATCATCACGGGCCTGGTGTTCC